A genomic region of Parambassis ranga chromosome 7, fParRan2.1, whole genome shotgun sequence contains the following coding sequences:
- the LOC114437991 gene encoding ceramide kinase, producing the protein METDLRLESSLWVGNKRYLAVLTGWHFKWTEVDKKNRQKKTFSVPVAEVVGVEEGRVEILPQKLVEDTDKDFTVFYVKRSSSGGSYGLLWRLGRTQFSCPSRVLRDQWINHLRSALKTHSPLRPHRLLVFVNPFGGKRKGRQIYHSLVAPLFELAGISSHVIVTERANQARDHLLKKDLTGFDGVVCVGGDGMFSEILHGLIGRTQQEAGLCENDPAVTLQPCPLHIGIIPAGSTDCVCHATVGVIDPVTSALHIIIGDSQPLDVCSVHHASALVRYSVSLVGYGFYGDVLAESEKHRWMGPLRYDYSGTMVYLSNRSYSGVVQYLPADPLLSSPRDKTRCLSGCSVCSRSTEKLFPNTSDSGSLYSSHYSQFSTDSEGEWVSVEGRFRCVSLTCMSSSCARSPLGLSPSAHLADGTGDLILVWDTHPLAFLKFLYRHTSTEDQFDLPFVEVHRVKAVRFSLPGGREEEGHEEIGGSSSRIDEEERARVDAVSRNGSQQHLAERDMRQEVTNEQKTATPFLCGLCCKKAPAVSVWNCDGEILPFTEILCKIHGQLVRLYARGIEDGAAIHNCTVETDECERRRVLNK; encoded by the exons TTTCAGTACCCGTGGCAGAGGTGGTGGGAGTGGAGGAGGGCCGGGTGGAGATCCTTCCTCAGAAGTTAGTTGAGGACACAGACAAAGATTTCACAG tttTCTATGTGAAGCGAAGCAGCAGTGGGGGCTCCTATGGGTTGCTATGGAGACTGGGCCGGACCCAGTTCAGCTGTCCCAGTCGGGTCCTCAGAGACCAGTGGATAAATCACCTAAGGAGCGCTCTTAAAACTCACA GTCCCTTGCGTCCACACAGACTGTTGGTGTTTGTCAACCCATTTGGAGGGAAGAGGAAAGGCAGGCAGATCTACCATTCTCTGGTTGCCCCTCTATTCGAGCTGGCTGGTATCAGCTCTCATGTAATAG TGACTGAGCGTGCAAACCAGGCCAGAGACCACCTCCTGAAGAAGGACCTGACAGGTTTTGATGG cgtggtgtgtgtgggtggggatGGCATGTTCAGCGAAATACTTCATGGTTTGATTGGGCGGACACAGCAAGAGGCAGGCCTTTGTGAGAATGATCCCGCTGTCACTTTGCAGCCTTGTCCGCTTCACATCGGCATCATCCCTGCAG GTTctacagactgtgtgtgtcatgcCACAGTAGGAGTGATTGATCCTGTTACTTCAGCTTTGCACATTATCATTG GAGACTCACAGCCTTTGGATGTGTGTTCTGTTCATCATGCTTCTGCTCTGGTGCGCTACTCAGTGTCTCTGGTGGGCTACGGCTTCTATGGAGACGTACTGGCTGAGAGTGAAAAACACCGCTGGATGGGACCTCTCAGATATGACTACTCAG GGACAATGGTATATCTGAGCAACAGAAGCTACTCTGGCGTCGTTCAGTATCTGCCAGCGGACCCACTGCTCTCCAGCCCCAGAGATAAAACACGCTGCCTCTCAGG gtgcaGCGTGTGCTCCAGAAGCACAGAAAAACTTTTCCCTAACACTTCAGACTCAGGCTCCCTGTATAGCTCCCACTACAGCCAGTTCAGTACTGACTCAGAAG GTGAGTGGGTGAGTGTGGAGGGCAGGTTCAGGTGTGTGTCTCTCACTTGTATGTCCAGCTCATGTGCCAGGAGTCCTTTGGGCCTCTCCCCTTCTGCTCACCTGGCGGACGGAACAGGAGACCTCATCCTTGTGTGGGACACTCACCCTTTGGCTTTTCTTAAGTTCCTCTACCGACATACAAGCACAGAGGACCAG tttgaCCTACCATTTGTGGAAGTCCATCGTGTGAAAGCAGTCCGTTTCTCTCtgccaggaggcagagaggaagaggggcaTGAAGAAATCGGGGGGTCGAGTAGCAGAATAGATGAAGAAGAGAGGGCACGTGTGGATGCTGTGAGCAGAAACGGGTCTCAGCAGCACCTAGCAGAAAGAGACATGAGGCAAGAAGTGACAAACGAACAGAAAACAGCAACACCCTTCCTTTGTGGTCTGTGCTGCAAAAAAGCCCCCGCTGTGTCAGTGTGGAACTGCGATGGAGAGATTCTGCCTTTCACTGAGATCCTCTGCAA GATTCATGGCCAGCTGGTGCGTCTATATGCCCGGGGCATTGAGGATGGAGCAGCCATACACAACTGCACTGTGGAAACAGATGAGTGTGAAAGGAGACGTGTCCTGAACAAATAG
- the LOC114437992 gene encoding glucose-6-phosphate 1-dehydrogenase-like encodes MDQRTSTELLTRSEVFGQLRKELYGEEPSSHANTHIFIILGASGDLAKKKIYPTLWWLFRDGLLPDDTHFVGFARSNLTVEDIKAACLPHMKVNDEDRECLSTFFSKNSYLSGRYDDGSTFNQLNSHLSSLPGGVNANRLFYLALPPSVYHHVSTNIRKHCMSQKGWNRVIVEKPFGRDLQSSQELSAHLSSLFTEDQIYRIDHYLGKEMVQNLMVLRFGNRIFGPIWNRNSIACVVLTFKEPFGTHGRGGYFDDFGIIRDVMQNHLLQMLCLVAMEKPASTSPDDVRDEKVKVLKCVAPVAASDVVLGQYVGDPDGEGYSKLGYLDDPTVPKGSCTPTFSTAVLYVQNERWDGVPFILRCGKALNERKAEVRLQFTDVPGDIFDERCQRNELVVRVQPDEAIYLKMMTKRPGVYFSPEETELDLTYKSRYKNVKLPDAYERLILDVFCGNQMHFVRSDELREAWRIFTPLLHQIEGEKTNPIPYTYGSRGPTEADELVKRVGFRYEGTYKWVQPHTH; translated from the exons atggaCCAGAGGACCAGCACGGAGCTTTTGACTCGCTCTGAGGTGTTTGGGCAGCTCAGGAAGGAGCTTTATGGAGAGGAGCCTTCCAGTcatgccaacacacacatattcatcaTCCTGGGAGCATCT GGAGATCTTGCTAAAAAGAAGATCTATCCAACTTTATG GTGGTTATTCAGAGATGGCTTGCTCCCAGATGACACACACTTTGTGGGATTTGCCCGGTCTAATCTGACTGTGGAGGACATCAAAGCAGCATGTCTGCCTCACATGAAG GTCAATGATGAAGacagagagtgtctgtccacGTTCTTCAGTAAGAACTCCTACCTGAGTGGCAGATATGATGATGGCAGCACCTTTAACCAACTCAACAGCCACCTGTCGTCTCTGCCTGGGGGAGTCAACGCCAACCGGCTCTTCTACCTGGCCCTGCCACCCAGTGTTTACCACCATGTTAGCACAAACATTAGGAAACACTGCATGAGCCAAAA AGGCTGGAACAGGGTAATTGTTGAGAAGCCCTTTGGTCGTGACCTCCAGAGCTCACAGGAGCTGTCGGCACATCTTTCCTCCCTGTTCACCGAGGACCAAATCTACCGCATAGATCACTACCTGGGAAAAGAGATGGTCCAGAACCTCATGGTGCTCAG GTTTGGAAATCGCATTTTCGGACCTATATGGAACAGGAACAGTATAGCCTGTGTAGTCCTCACCTTCAAGGAGCCTTTTGGCACTCATGGCAGAGGAGGATACTTTGATGATTTTGGAATCATTCG AGATGTCATGCAGAACCATCTCCTCcagatgctgtgtttggttGCTATGGAGAAACCTGCTTCCACCAGTCCAGATGACGTGAGGGATGAGAAG GTTAAAGTGTTGAAGTGTGTCGCACCTGTGGCAGCATCAGATGTGGTGCTTGGCCAGTATGTGGGAGATCCAGATGGAGAAGGCTACTCTAAGCTGGGTTACCTCGATGATCCCACTGTACCAAAAGGCTCATGCACACCAACATTTTCCACTGCAGTGCTATATGTCCAGAACGAAAGATGGGACG GAGTTCCTTTTATTCTGCGCTGTGGTAAGGCTCTGAATGAGCGGAAAGCAGAAGTACGCCTGCAGTTCACTGATGTGCCGGGAGACATCTTTGATGAACGCTGTCAGAGGAATGAGTTGGTGGTGAGGGTCCAGCCAGATGAAGCCATTTACCTGAAGATGATGACAAAGAGGCCTGGAGTTTACTTCAGCCCCGAGGAGACTGAACTGGACCTCACCTACAAGAGCCGATACAAG aATGTGAAGCTGCCAGATGCTTATGAAAGATTAATCCTGGATGTCTTCTGTGGAAATCAGATGCACTTTGTCCGCAG CGATGAGCTCCGAGAGGCCTGGAGGATCTTCACCCCTCTCCTCCACCAAAtagagggagagaagacaaaCCCCATCCCTTACACATATGGAAG CCGTGGTCCGACTGAAGCAGACGAACTTGTGAAGAGGGTGGGATTCCGCTATGAGGGGACATACAAGTGGGTGCAGccccacacacactga
- the galnt6 gene encoding polypeptide N-acetylgalactosaminyltransferase 6, whose translation MRLFLRRRMSPLKLVLLGGTLFMVALVVLQKDVGSSTAGDPWLQDLVDKKDKVMVMVRDAVNNIGFQIKAPQPPAVQEKPTQDVSCPSGFYTKAELKPYLERPPQDPISPGADGKAFQKDHMTPEEEKEKEEGMTRHCFNQFASDRISLSRSLGDDTRPTECVDRKFHRCPALPTTSVIIVFHNEAWSTLLRTVYSVLHTSPAILLKEIILVDDASTAEHLKTQLEEYVRQLKIVRVVRQLERKGLITARLLGAGIAEGEVLTFLDAHCECFHGWLEPLLSRIVEEPTAVVSPEISTIDLNSFQFHKPVATNRAFNRGNFDWSLTFGWEAIPEDAKKLRKDETYPVKTPTFAGGLFSVSKKYFEHIGTYDDKMEIWGGENVEMSFRVWQCGGQLEIIPCSVVGHVFRTKSPHTFPKGTEVITRNQVRLAEVWMDDYKKIFYRRNKNAAIMASENKYGDISERVKLRETLQCKNFSWYLNTVYPEVFIPDLTPEKFGAIRNSGSNTCLDVGENNQGGKPVIMYQCHNMGGNQYFEYSSHKELRHNIGKQLCLHAAAQAEPVKIELCQLKGRGTSVPPQQEWVFTEENLLKNPSSGKCLQLKGGQIQMDHCNAAELNQHWTFS comes from the exons ATGCGTCTGTTTTTACGACGACGTATGTCCCCCCTGAAACTAGTGCTCCTTGGGGGGACTCTATTCATGGTGGCCCTTGTGGTTCTCCAAAAGGATGTTGGTTCCTCGACTGCTGGGGACCCATGGTTGCAGGATCTTGTGGACAAAAAGGACAAGGTGATGGTTATGGTCCGAGACGCTGTCAACAACATAGGATTCCAGATTAAAGCTCCGCAGCCGCCAGCAGTGCAGGAGAAGCCCACCCAGGATGTCAGCTGCCCCTCTGGATTTTACACTAAGGCTGAGCTCAAACCTTACCTGGAGAGGCCGCCACAGGACCCTATAAGCCCGGGGGCCGATGGGAAGGCGTTTCAGAAGGACCACATGAccccagaggaggagaaggagaaggaggagggaatgACGCGGCATTGTTTCAACCAGTTTGCCAGTGACCGTATCTCGCTCAGCCGAAGTCTCGGGGATGACACAAGGCCTACTGA GTGTGTGGACAGGAAGTTTCACCGCTGCCCTGCTCTGCCAACCACCAGTGTTATAATAGTCTTCCACAATGAGGCCTGGTCCACGCTTCTCAGGACAGTCTACAGTGTCCTGCACACGTCCCCTGCCATCCTGCTCAAAGAGATTATCCTGGTGGATGACGCCAGCACTGCAG AGCATctgaagacacagctggaaGAATATGTGCGTCAGCTGAAGATTGTCCGTGTAGTgaggcagctggagaggaagGGCCTCATCACAGCCAGGCTCCTGGGGGCCGGTATTGCTGAGGGTGAAGTTCTCACCTTCCTCGATGCACACT GTGAGTGTTTTCATGGTTGGCTGGAGCCCCTTTTGAGTCGCATTGTTGAGGAACCCACTGCTGTAGTTAGTCCAGAAATCTCAACCATAGACCTCAACAGCTTTCAGTTCCATAAGCCAGTGGCCACCAACCGCGCCTTTAATCGTGGTAACTTTGACTGGAGCCTGACATTTGGCTGGGAGGCGATCCCAGAGGATGCAAAGAAGCTGCGAAAGGATGAAACCTACCCTGTAAA AACACCAACTTTTGCTGGAGGACTCTTCTCAGTCTCGAAGAAGTACTTTGAGCACATCGGAACATACGATGACAAGATGGAGATCTGGGGTGGTGAAAATGTGGAAATGTCATTCAGG GTGTGGCAGTGCGGTGGTCAGCTAGAGATCATTCCTTGTTCCGTGGTGGGACATGTCTTCCGCACCAAGAGTCCCCACACCTTCCCCAAGGGCACGGAGGTGATCACACGCAACCAGGTGCGCCTAGCTGAAGTCTGGATGGATGACTATAAGAAGATCTTTTACCGCCGCAACAAGAATGCTGCCATCATGGCCAGTGAG AATAAGTATGGCGACATCTCAGAACGTGTGAAACTCAGAGAGACGCTTCAGTGCAAGAACTTCTCCTGGTACCTAAACACAGTCTACCCAGAAGTCTTCATTCCAGACTTAACCCCAGAAAAGTTTGGAGCA ATTCGAAACTCCGGGTCCAACACCTGCCTGGATGTTGGAGAGAACAACCAGGGAGGTAAACCTGTGATCATGTACCAGTGTCACAACATGGGAGGCAACCAG TACTTTGAGTATTCGTCTCATAAGGAGCTGCGTCACAACATTGGAAAGCAGCTGTGTCTTCATGCCGCTGCGCAGGCAGAGCCGGTAAAGATTGAGCTGTGCCAGCTGAAGGGGAGAGGCACCAGTGTGCCACCACAGCAGGAGTGGGTCTTCACAGAG GAAAATCTACTGAAGAATCCCAGCAGTGGGAAATGTTTACAGCTGAAAGGAGGCCAGATTCAAATGGATCACTGTAATGCTGCTGAACTCAACCAGCACTGGACTTTTAGCTGA